TTTGACTGGTAAGGTCAGATCAAAATCAGTCCTTTTTTTTGCTGAAATTGAGGGAATTTGTACAAAAAGCAAAACAAATCACTCTTTTTTGTACAATTTTAAGGAGCGGATGCCGATATAAAGGAAGTAGAATTACAAGTAGATTCAGCATGATTTTACAATTCAAAAAGGGAGGTATTCTCTAGCATGGAATCGAAAAGAGCACAAAAACTTTCAAAGGCTACAGTTGCAACAATTTTAGCAGCCAGTGGTGTGATTGTCGCGATCCCACAACCATCACATGCCTATTCTTTCAAAGATATAAATCCATTATCAGACTACTATGAGCCCATCTTAGATTTAGCGAGCCGCAAAATTGTGACAGGCTATTCAGACGGGACATTTAAACCAAACCAATCAATCACACGTGAAGATGCTGCGAAAATGCTGGCATTAACAATTGATATTAATATAAAAAACCCAAAAAAACCAGGATTCAAGGACGTTCCAATGAATAGTCCAAACTACCGCTACATTGCAGCATTAGCAGAAGCGGGCATTATTAATGGCTATCCAGACAAAACGTTTAAGCCGAAAGAGCCGATTACACGCGGTCAAATGGCAAAAATCTTAACACTAGGTTTTGAATTTGGTGTGTCGACTAAGTTAAATCACGGCTTTAAGGACGTATCAAGTAAAGATGGCTATGCGTACTTTATTCAAACGCTTTATGATTTAAACATCACAAAGGGAAAGACGGCCATTTCTTATGATCCGTTAAACAGCGTAACACGTGCTCAAATGGCAACGTTTATTTGGCGTGCTGAAAAGGCAGACCGTGGCAACCCGGTGTATACGGTAGGGGATATCATTGGCAACCAAATTTACATAAATGGTGTTGCGCATACAATCGCACCGCATTTACGCAGTATTTTAAGTGCAGCCAATAAAAATATTTTAAAGGATGCGACCATTGAGGGGGACTTCTCTGGTAATCGCATTAACAATATTTCAAGACTAACGATTAATGCGAGTGGTACCTCATCGCGCTTACTTGCGATGGACGGAGAGTATTCGTCATTTGCAGGCGAGCTTGTGGTCAATGGGAGCTATGTGCGCTTTAAAAACATTACGTTTACGGGTCGCGTTGAACTTGCGGAGGCACCGCGTCGTTCATTAGCGAATTTAAGCAATGTCCGTGTGGCAAGTGTTGGTAATGTTGCGCAGTTTATCGATTGGAGTAAGCCAACTGTTGATAAAAACGAGGACTTTTTAAATCCGATTGATAAGGAAAATTTAGTAGATAAACCAGATCCAACGAAGCCTAATAAAACGTATAAAGATCGTATGCCAAACTTAAAAAAATACGTGGACTTTGAGGGCTCAGATGTCCGTCATTTATATGTAACAGCAGATCATGCGTTTTTAAAGGCAGATTATGATATCGATCGTTTATATGTACAGGGCAATGTGGCCAATTTCGAGCTGTATGCAAGTCCAAATGCGATGTATATCGACACGGATTATAACGTCAACATTTACGGTGTGCATGATATTCGCTATGTGTACAAGAACACATTAAAAAACGTTCATTTACGTTCGGATGCAACCTATGATAACTACTACATTACATCGAGTAATGGTTTTACAAATATTAGCGATCATACGTATATTACGGATGCGATTATTCCTCCAAATAAAACGGTGAATGATGTATTTGACGATTTCGAAACCGACGAGCCACAAATTGGTCATATTGAGGATACGAACGGGAAGCCTGTGTCGCGTGATCCAGTCGGCGATACAGTCATTAAAGACGTAACCTCACCACGTATTACCGATTTAACTGTATCTGCGGGTGGGACGATTGCGGATGTTAGTTTAATAGCCGATGAAGACGGCACTTACTACTATGTGGTAAAGCAAGCAGATGAAAAGGCCCCATCGATTAATGAAATTAAAACAGGTGGTACAAAACATGCAGGGAAAGGTCCAATTGTGATGGACGAGCCTGCAAAGTTCCAAATAGTGGGGTTAGATACGAAAACAGATTATGTCATTTATGCGATTGTGATTGACGCTGCGGACAATGTATCGGAGAAGGAATCTACGGAGTTCTCGACGATTGATAACAGGCCACCGACATTACTTTTAAAACCAACAACACCACAGCCAGCTGGTGGTAAACGTTTAGAATTTACGTTTGAAAAAGTTAGTGAACCGGGGACAATTTATTACTACATTCGCGAAGGCAGTAGTGGTAACCCACCAGAAATGTCAGTGGATGATGTTATTAAAAATGCGACTGCTACGATTACAGCAACGAAACCGGGAGATATTATCGAAACATCTCGTATTCATGGGAGCAAGCCAAATCTAGCGGCTATTGAACCGAATAGAACTTATTATGTTTATGCGGTAATGGTTGATAGTACTGGAAATAAGATGACGGTAGTTGAGAATAAAACGATTAAGTCGGCAATGCCGGATGAAGCCCAGCCGTTTGTAGCAGATAGCGCTCAATTAAGAGTGGTTGATAAGGATAAAGGGATTTTTGAATTTACCGCTTCTGAAGAATTAGATAAAACGACAGCTGAAAATGTAGATAATTACACATTAACAGGT
The sequence above is a segment of the Solibacillus sp. FSL H8-0523 genome. Coding sequences within it:
- a CDS encoding S-layer homology domain-containing protein, with product MESKRAQKLSKATVATILAASGVIVAIPQPSHAYSFKDINPLSDYYEPILDLASRKIVTGYSDGTFKPNQSITREDAAKMLALTIDINIKNPKKPGFKDVPMNSPNYRYIAALAEAGIINGYPDKTFKPKEPITRGQMAKILTLGFEFGVSTKLNHGFKDVSSKDGYAYFIQTLYDLNITKGKTAISYDPLNSVTRAQMATFIWRAEKADRGNPVYTVGDIIGNQIYINGVAHTIAPHLRSILSAANKNILKDATIEGDFSGNRINNISRLTINASGTSSRLLAMDGEYSSFAGELVVNGSYVRFKNITFTGRVELAEAPRRSLANLSNVRVASVGNVAQFIDWSKPTVDKNEDFLNPIDKENLVDKPDPTKPNKTYKDRMPNLKKYVDFEGSDVRHLYVTADHAFLKADYDIDRLYVQGNVANFELYASPNAMYIDTDYNVNIYGVHDIRYVYKNTLKNVHLRSDATYDNYYITSSNGFTNISDHTYITDAIIPPNKTVNDVFDDFETDEPQIGHIEDTNGKPVSRDPVGDTVIKDVTSPRITDLTVSAGGTIADVSLIADEDGTYYYVVKQADEKAPSINEIKTGGTKHAGKGPIVMDEPAKFQIVGLDTKTDYVIYAIVIDAADNVSEKESTEFSTIDNRPPTLLLKPTTPQPAGGKRLEFTFEKVSEPGTIYYYIREGSSGNPPEMSVDDVIKNATATITATKPGDIIETSRIHGSKPNLAAIEPNRTYYVYAVMVDSTGNKMTVVENKTIKSAMPDEAQPFVADSAQLRVVDKDKGIFEFTASEELDKTTAENVDNYTLTGTAVLNITGQKTIKPSKVEVNKNKVRFTIPALNSLVKGDTIRVTVSKDVLDLAENEFEHTDRYPEDQNAPRNEAYYTHSDDTLPTIKINKVVVEKDRNLVEFEAPTKAGTYYYMIMESGFDFAGKGITARDFLDEFEPQNLTKPTKFNESTGGKAYIGNLLNQSGPAELGVNTQSIKIDFDKLNPFKSYSVYMILKDRAGLVSTQIVGAPIVSDSKAPLIYGLEVGATNGLNNSVEFKFTADEPGELSVIAVRKYLFDTTTNSYRLNTQFFNADGTLKEIPQVYPTSSSDAQREAFKALAASAGGAEIEPFRKGDNSIKIGGLNAHQEYGFYVAADDKLGTTGNFTIFSRKDGADPAAPNEPNGGQMLKTAYTDGKAPEIQEVISRKGELTQASSEFIITFSEAIMRQKGDSNLADYNKPKGFTLGEILTITDENGVNITSQYEIAEDYVAGISTTATDKASSLKIKLKSPILAAANRSINVKLNENKSVVYDYVGRNGVNTAKNLGKYVYPAAIASKLLDAVLTGYNIGTIQVPASKTMRVITELDIDLTLNQKYYYAVTSSSRTSVDPQLVLNLVSDSNTPNNDILTYGSGVLQTNSPADKQFVLNLNAPPASAGYNPVFTRGNHIFIFTIDKYGNIVWATDTGNKYRSISNDLNIPLN